AAGTTTTTTCAGCGCCTGAAACGGCCCTGTTGGCTGCCCTCAGCGGCGCCAATCGCCTGCGCTCAGCCAGCCTGCCTCTCACAAAAGTGCCAACACCTCGAATGCCGCGGCCTGTGCCGGCCAGGAGATCGCGGACGCCACGCTTGGGTGGCAATAAATTTAATCCCCTTGCCGTTCCATTGCGCGGGCGGCCCCTGCCTTGGCCCCTGCCAGGCGTCACACGCATGCCGGGTTCCTGATGCACACTAGAAAAATCCCCTGGCCCGGGAAAAACGGGTGGAATGTAAGGCGGTTGCCTTCTCCTTTCGCCCGGTAATGGTGCGGGTTCAAACCGGATAGGCGCCGTTGCGGGGTCCACGGCGCGCTGTCTGGGGCGCTGCCGGAAACCTGTTGCCGGACGGAAATCTGATTCGCTTATCACGCCGTGGTCAACAAGCACTTGACCCAAAGTCTTCCTAGGCCTTTGGGGAGGAGTTTCAGCCAAGCAAAATCACTTCAAAAAAAACCACGTTCTGCAATATCAACTTCCTTTCTGCCTATTTAATTCTTGTGTCGAAAAATTCCGTTTGTTTAAAAACCGTTTCATGGCAATTCTTTTCCGGGCTGGCAATGGCGCGGATTGAAAAAAATGGCAACTCCTTTTCACTGAAATTGTCCGAAGCCGAGGCGAAAAGCCTCAATATTGCAGAAGGCAAAAACTTTTCCGTTGCCAAAGTGCGCGACGGCCTGTTTGTTTTCGAGGAAAGCGCGGGCGAAAAGGAAAAAAATGCTTTGCTGGCGGGCAGAGGGTTCGAGCAACAGCGAGAACCCTCAACGTCGGACCCGGCGGACGAAACCGCCGAAAAAAGCAATCCTTTCGCGGAGCAGGACCGGAAAATCTTTTCCCTGCTTGAAAGCCTGCCCGCAGCCGACATAGTGGAAGGGAAATTTGAAAAGCAATTGAACAAGGAAGAGCTGGAGCGCTTCCAGTCGCTTTTGAAAGGCGGCGGAATCGAAAGGTTCAAGTCCTCGCCCAAATATTTCAAGTTCTTGTACAGGCAGGCCGCAAAACCGGCCAAAAAAAAGGAAAGCGAAAATCCTGCCGCGGAGGAAAAGGCGATTGAAGAGTATTCGCTTGAAAAGGACGGCTTTTTTGTCGCAAAAAACGAGGAGCGCGTGAAGAGAATTTCGCAGGAGTTCGAGGAAAAAATCAAGAATGGCGAAATCCGCGGCATGAAGTCGTTTGACGGAAACTATTACATTGTCGAGGACGCCCTGCTGCAGAAGCACAGGCAGAAGGTTTTGGACTGCCTGAAAGCGGAAAAGCAGGCGAGCGTCGAAACCGTTGCGCAAAAAACTTCCATAAGCAAGACGCTTGCGAAAATCTGCTGCGAGTTCCTGAAAGAGGACGGCGAAATAATGGAAAAGCGCAGGGACATGTACTCGTTCATCGAATGAAAAAAAATCGCGTTCTCATGGGAAACTTGCCCCGATTACCCTTTTATTGGCTTTCGGGCACACTCTTTTCATGGAAGTCGAATTCAGGGGCAATGAAATCGTTTTCAACCGGCCGTTGTCTTATTTGGACAAACTTGTTCTCAGGTTCGTGAAAATACTCGAAAAATCAGGCATAAGCCACGTGATAATTTCCGGCTACATTGCAATCCTTTTTGGCAGGAGCAGGAACACAGAAGATGTTGACCTGTTCATAGAGGAAACCGGTTTTGAAAAATTCTCCGCGTTGTGGTCGGAGCTTGAAAGGCAGGGCTTTGAATGCATCAACGCGTTTTCCGCGGAAAGCGCGTACAACGATTACCTGAAAGGGAAGCTTGCAATCAGGTTTGCGGAGAAAGGCGAAATCATCCCGAATTTTGAAATAAAATTTCCAAAAACAAGGCATAATGAATACTCTCTGAAAAACAAGCTGGTTGTCGTGCTGAACGGCGAAAAAATCAGCACTTCAGAATTGGAAATGCAGATAGCATTCAAGCTGAAGCTTGGAAGCCAGAAGGATTTCGAGGATGCAAGGCACTTGTACAAATTGTTTAAAGAACAACTAAACACGGGTTTATTGCAGTTGCACATATCAGACCTTGGCGTTGAAAAAGAGGCTGAGAGGATACTATGGAAAAAGTACTGAAGCTCACAAAAGATGAGCTGAAAGAGCTTGAAGAGGAAAAAAAGCGCAACTTCGAGCAGAGAATGCAGTTTATAGACCTGTACGTGGAATGGCTCAAAAAAAAGCCGAACAAGGCCTGGGCGAAAGGCCAGAACAGGCTTTTGAGCAGGGCAAAGGCTGAAACATGAAAGACGTGAAAGTGCTCATTCCCTTGCTGTCAAAACTGGAAAACAATCAGGCTTTCCTTGACAGGGCATGCGAAGGCGCAAAGGAAATAATCGTTCTGGCGGTAATCGACCGCAGTCTGATGGTGGGGCAATTCGGTTTCTGCGCTTCGGAAATGATGGCCGCCAATGACGTCATGGAGGAAATGAGGAAAGCGATCGGCCAGAAGCGCAAAACGTGCAACGACATAGTCGAATGGGGCGACACGCTCCAGAAAACCGTGAACATCGCAAAAATCCATTCGGCCGACAAAATCTTTCTCGCACGGCAGGACAACAGGTATTTTGAGGAAATCGCAGGCGGCCTGGAAAGGGAACTGGGAAAGAAAAAAATCGAAATAGTTGAAATCGCGGCGCCGCAAGCGTAAAAAAATAAAATCCCGCGGCAAAAAAACGCAAAAGCAAAACGCCTACTTTCCGAAAACGATTTTTTCGGCTTTTTTCATGTTGTCCGCGCGCTTTGCCTGGTGCGATTCAAGGAAGTCCTTGAAGTGTTCAACCGCAATCTGCTTGAGTTCGCCTGAAAGCATTCTTCCCGAACGGAATTCCTCGACGGTTTTCTCGTACTTTTTCCTGTTCGGCTGGTGGAATTTGAGCAGTTCGCATACCTTGCAGATTTCCGGGATTCCGCCCAGCCTGCGGTGCTCTTCAACCGAAGGCCTGCCGCCCGTGAAAGCCTTCTGGATTTTCTTTTCAACTTCTTTCAGGGAATCGTTGAGGAAAATCGCGGTGTGCGGCTCGGAAGAAGACATTTTAGTGCCCTCCTGCAAACCGCTTTGGTGCTCGAAGTAAACGAATGACGGAACTTCCATCGGATAGGGAAGCCTTTTCGCTATGTCCCTCACCGACCGCGCATGCGGGTCCTGGTCGAGGCCGATGCCCGTAACGGAAGGCATTTTTCCGACAAACTCCGCAAGCTGCGGATGCAAAATGTCGGCATACTGCAAAAGGTTGGCGGAAACCTTGCCCAGGTCGATGTGCCCGTAAATCGCCTCGAAGGTGTTGCGCGTGATCTTCTTGCTCAATTCGAATGCAAAATTGTAGTAGCGCGGCTTCTGCCGGCTCTGCAAATAAATGTCATCCTCGGACAGGCCGAGGGCAAGCAGGTCAGCGACATTGCTTACAGCGAATTCCCTCGCCTTTTCAAGCGATGGCACTTTCGCGTCCGGCCTGCTCACGTACGCGTCGATGTCTGAAACCGAAAAAAAGTTCACTGCGCCGTGCCTTTTGAAAAAAACGAACAAATCGACGTCCGCCTTGTGGCCAAGGTGATAGTGCCCTGACGAGGCGATGCCGGTAATGTTGATGAACGGCTTCTGGCTTTTCATCCTCGCGAAAACCTTTTCGAAGTCGCGGTGCGCAATGACAATGCTGCGCTCGAAAAAATGGTGGCCGATCTGCTTTGCCAGCCCGGGAGGAAAGGGCGTGAGGCCGAATTCCTTGAAGACGTGCGCGTAATCGGATACCTGGGCGGAACTCCATGGGTCAAGTTCGGTCATTGGAAATCAAATATAAATTACTTTACAATATTTAATAGTTGTTTTGGAGTGAACGTTTAATAGTTGTCTTGGAGTGAACGCATGGCCGGAGATTTCGTGCAGCAGCAGACAAGCCGCTTTTTCAACAGCGAAGGCGAACTGAACAAGTATGCGAGCGCGGAACGCGAATGGCTTTTCAGGGAACCGAAAAACGGGTTCCTGGACCACATAAAAAAACTGCCAAAAAATTCAAGTGTCATAGACATAGGCGGGGGCGGCGGAGTGCACTGCAACCTCATCAAAAAAACGAGGCCGGACATTGACTGCACGGTAATCGACAATTCCGGGGAAATGCTGAATTCCTGCCGGAAAAACTTTCCGGGAATCAGGACCATTCACGGCGACATCCTGAAGACAGGCCTGCCGGAAAAATACGACGTGATAATGGCGAATTTTATCCTGCACCATCTGACCGCAGACGGCAGGGAACAGACAATGCGGAATATCGGGATGGCGGTGGAAAAGATGGTTGCCGCGTCAAAAAAGGAAACCGTGTTTTTCATAAGCGAACATATTACGGGCACGCCGTTGCAGGCGCGCCTTGTCTATTTTCTCACAAAATTGTCGGGCAGAACCGGAATCAGGACGCCGCACAACAGCGGGGCGGTGGTCTACTTTTTGTCAAAAGCCGAATTCGACGGCCTGATGGAAAAAAACGGCCTCAAAAAAACAGCCGAATTCGAATACCGCTACAAAAAAGGCCTTGTGAAGACGGCGGTGGAAAAGCTGTTCGGAATGAAGACAGTTTCATTCATCCTGAAAAGAACTTCCTGAATTTGGCCGGGAGGTTGCCGGGCATCCAAGCATTTAACAATCTTACCGCGAAGTATACAAATACGGCAACCGGTGATGAGAATGGCTTTGCTTTTGCAGGACAAGGTCCTCGTGAAGGAAATGAAACTGCGCGACCAGCTTATCGGCAGGGGCTTCGGCGAACTCAAAAACCAGGTGCTTGTACTGGATTTGCACGAAGCACTTTTCCTGTCGGCAAAGGACAGGCTGGAAATCGAAAACGAAAGCGGCAAAAAAGCCGACGCCGAAGAACTGCTGAAGCTCGGGCAGAAAGCGGACAAGAAATTCTATTCAACCCACATTGTTTTCGCGGATCTGCGGGAAAGGGGCTTTGTCGTCAAGACAGGCCTGAAATTCGGCTTCGATTTCAGGGTCTATCCGCGCGGAAAAAAGCAGGGCGAAGCCCACACGCAGTGGGTCGTAAGCGTCAGCGCACAGGACGAAAAGTTTTCAATGCCGGAGCTTTCGCGCATGGTCAGGCTGGCAGGCAACATCAAGACCGAACTGCTGCAGGCAATCGTGGACGCGGAAGACGACATAAACTATTACAAGATAGAGCGCATCGTGCCATAAAGAGTTATAACAAAAAAGAAATGCCGAATTTCGCACAGCGCAAAAAATTGAAAAGCCGGAGGCATTCGCCCCCAGCCAAGAACGCATATGCGCAAAATAGCGCACCCGGCCATCACGCAGTGATGCGCCCTGGTTTCGCTCCACCAGCCGAAACCGCGTTTAGATGTCTTCCGGCCTCACCGTCTTGCGGCCGTTTGCCTCGCATCTCTTGACCGCTTTCTTTATGAGCAAGTCAACTTCAGCGCTCAAGGCATCCGGAAAATCGCCCGCGCAGTTGCAGCCTGCTGCCTTGACAGCATCCTTTACCTTGGAAGTTACAACCAAAATTTCCGCCATTCGAAATCACCCCGGAAATTAACAAAAAGTTAATTTTCAAATTAAATTGGGCAGAAAAACTATTTAAAACAATCATAACGGGCGTTCTTCAGGCTGCAGTGTCGCCGATAAAAAGGCTGTCGGACAACTGGCGGCGTTTACTGTTTCCTCATTTTTGACGGCATAATTCTCATAAATTACAACATCATATTTTCAGGATTTGGGCATAAAGCTTTATGTAAGCCGCGGCATTCTTTTCAACACTAAACAATTTAGCAGATAAAACTGAATCCGCGCACAATTTTGAACGCCTGTCAGAATCCAAGCCCATAACCCAAGCAAGCCCTTCAGCCAAACTTTCAGCATTTCCTGTTTTGGCGATAAAACCGGTTTTTTTGTGCCGGACAATTTCCGGTATGCCCCCGGCACCAAAAGCAATGACCGGCTTGCCGCATGCAAGCGCTTCCAATACCGCCAATGGCTGATTATCAACCAGCGAAGGGGCAACAAATGCGTCGCTTGCGGAAAGCAATTCCGCAATGCGGTTCTCATCAGAAACAAATCCGGTTTTCTCGCCGGTTATGCCAGCGTTTTCAAAGTCAAAATCTCCTTCGCCAATCAAAAGCACTGTCGGTTCAAGGCCCTCGGATTTTATAATTTGAAGTGCCCTCACAAGAAATGGGAGGCCCTTGAATTCATTGCTGAGGTGCGCTGCCATAAACGACAGGACAAAAGCATTTTTTGGCAGACCAAGCCCTGCCCGAACCGAATTTCTGTTTTTACGCGGGAAAAATGTTCTCGTGTCAACGCAATTCGGAATAACCGAATGGGAAAGCGGCGAAAGCAGACTTTTGCGTGCAAGGCCGCACATCCAATTCGACGGGGAAACGCACCAGACGCGCCCGGCGCATGCTTCAGCATCATTCTTCTTTATTTTCCACAAGAGCGATGCCGTGTCAATTAAAATAGGCGGGTATTCGCCCAAAAAAGGACACTTTTTACACCCGGAGAGCCATTTCTCGCACCGCCCCCCGCCCGCATAAACGCAATGGCCGGTGAAAGCCCACATGTCCCGCATTGACCAGACAACCGGCTTTTCTTTCGCTGCCTGCCGGATTATCCCAATATTCAAATAACCCCCGAGCGTGTCATGAAAATGCAGCACATCCGCTTTTCTGACAGCATCGATTTTCATCAGCCGGCTAAAAGACGGCTGAAAAAAATACTGAAGACCCGAGACATCCTCCATTTTGCTGTAGATTCTTTTCCACAATCCTTCGAAACCAAAACCGGACAAGGGAATAACATCCGGGTCGGCGGTGTATTTTGCCCCCACGACAAATTTAGAATCGTGACCAAACCCTCTCAATGCCGAATGCAGCAGGTAAGCCGATTTTGACGAGCCGCCGCCCCCCCAATCACGATTGTGAATTTGCACTATTCGCATATACGCCGCCTTCCTAGCCCAAAACTTCACCAACGGGTTTCTCCAAAAAAAACGGCCCCAATTGCACAAGCCACAATCGAAAATTTTGGTAAGCCGTGAAAAAACATTGTCCGTTTTATAAGTTAAAAATATGCATAGGTGGCATCAGAGAACATGCGAAGGTTTTTCATTCTCAAGGAAAATTTTGTTCCAGACCGCAAAAGACAAAAAGAGCCATTTTTGTGGGCCGCCCATGCGTTGTTTGTTTGCAATCATTCTTCTGACCACCGGCATATCAAAAAAATTTTCTAGCGTAGAATCTCTTTCGAAGAAAAACCTGCCCAACTGGCCGTCAAGGAAAGATGAAACCCACGGCAATTCCGGAAAACCAAAACCGGTTTTCTTGTCAAAAAGAATTGTTTCCGGAAGTTTTCCGGCAAGCGCTTTCCGGAAAATTATTTTCCTGCGCGAACCAGAATGCTTCAAATTAAATGGTATTGACATGGCATGGCTTGCAAAACCCTCATCCAAAAGCGGAACCCTGACTTCGAGCGAATTGTTCATTGACATCCTGTCAACCTTCACAAGAAGGTCATCGGGCAAATAAGTTTTCAAATCCTGGAAAAGCACCCTGTTCAGTCCCTCGCGTTTCGGCAAAGAATCACCGTATGCAAAAACAGCCTTTTTGGTCGAATAGCTTTCACGCGGCACGCCGTAAACAAACTGGTTTTTGCCTAAATCAAATTGAATTTTGCGGTAAAAATGCAAATCACGCGGGCAATGTGAGTGAAACCTAAAATATTCATATAGCCGTGAGTTAAGCCCCGGAGAAACTTTGCCTAAAATGCGGCGAAAAAAAGCATTATACGTCAGGGAAGCCCCGCCCCACAACCGCCGAAACTTGTTGGAAAATAGCACATCATAGTTCGGATAGCCTGCAAAAAGCTCGTCGCCGCCATCACCTGCAAGAACACATTTGACATGTCTGGCCGCCAGTCCGGAAACTGCGTTTGTCGGAACCGCGGAATCGTCATAAAAAGGCTGGCCAAACCTGGCGATCAATAATGGAAAATCTTCCAAATGTTTTTTCCCAACCAAAATCTCGTGGTGTTTTGTGCCTAAAGCGGACGCGACAAGCCTTGCGTTCGGGAGTTCGCACTCATCACCTTCAAAGCCTGCTGAAAAGGTATTGAGATTATCAGCATTCTGGGTCGCCGCCCATGTCACCGCGCTGGAATCAACCCCGCCACTGAGAAAAACTCCGACAGGCGTGTCGGCAACCAGTTGGCTTTCAACCGAACGTGAAAGCAGTTCAGGAATGCGCGCAATCGACTCGGCTTCACCGCCAAATTTTGACGGACCAGATGCAAGATTGGAGAATTGCCCCCGCCCAACCGTTTTTTCGGCTACATTGATTTCCAGGAAATGCCCCGGCAAAAGCGACCGTATCCTCGAAAAAATCGTTTTGGGCGACAAAACGTAACCCAAAGTAAAGTAATCGGCCATTGCATCCGAATCTATTGATTTGTCAAACTGCGGGGCAAGCGTAAGCGGCTTTATTTCCGAGGAAAACAAAAATGAATCGCCATAATCTGAGTAAAACAGGGGTTTTATCCCGAACTGGTCGCGTGCAAGCAGGACACGCGTTCTACCGGAATCAAAAAGTGCGAAGGCAAACTGACCGCGCAGTTTCCCAAAAAAGGAGTCGCCGAACTCCTCATAAGCGTGAACGATTGTTTCGGTGTCGGTTTTTGTGTAAAATCTGTGCCCACTGTCTTCAAGAAGTGCCCGCAGTTCCACGAAATTGAAAATTTCGCCGTTGAAAACAACCGCAATGCTTTTGTCCTCATTGAAAATAGGCTGGTTTCCGCCGGCAATGTCTATTATGCTCAACCGCTGGCTCGCCAAACTGACCTTGGCGTCATAAAAAAAACCTTTTCCGTCCGGACCGCGATGCTCCTGCAAGCTTGCCATCCGCTTAAGCAGACCCTTGTCCTCAAACCCGACAAAACCGCAGATGCCGCACAAAATCAAACACCTACTTTACCATACGCTCAAAAAATTCTTCAAATTGCCTTACAACCAAGGGAACATCAAAATCTTTTGCCCTTTTTTTCGCATTGGCTGAAAGGCGGCGGTGAAGGCGTTTGTCCGACAAAACCCTGACAACAGCTTTGGCCATGGCATCCGGATTGCCAACAGGGACGAGCAAGCCATTCCTGCCATGCGAAATAATTTCCTTTGGACCGGACTTGCAGTCGGCTGAAACCACCGGAATGCCCAAAGCCATTGCTTCAAGAACAACGTTGGGAAGCCCTTCATAACGCGAGGATAGAACAAAAACATCCGCTTTCGAAAAAAACTTCCACGGATTCGATTGCCACCCCACAAAATCGACAAAATCCCGGACACCAAAACGCTCAGACAAAGCCAAAAGCGCTGCCAACTCAGGCCCCTCGCCAACAATAACAAGCCTGCAGTCAACATGACGGCGAACCAAACAAAAAGCATCCAACAAAATATCAAAACCCTTCTGCGGGACAAGCCTGCCGCACGCGACAATTATTGGCGGGTTATGTGCGGAAACCCGGGAGCGGTCAACTTTTTCTTTGCCGGCTTTTAAAACTGCGCCAATGTCAACAGGGTTGTAAATAGTGAAAACCTTGGCTGACGGCAAACCATAAACGCTGACAAGGGCGTTCGCAGTTTCTTTTGAATTTGTGATAATCGCATCCGCCACGGGATAAAGCTTGCGGATAATTGCCGGCTCACTATCAGGCTCAAGCGGAGAAAAAGCCCTCTCGCTGACAATGGATTTGTATCCAAAAAACGGGGAAGAAAAAACAGCCAAAAAATTTGGCAAAGGCAAGAGGCTGAAAACAATATCTGGCTTATCCCGCCCAAAAAAGTCGATAAGAGACCTTATGTGGAAAAAAAAACCAAAACTCAAATAGGCCGGGTAAGCGGCCTTTTTGGAGTTAGTATAACAAAAAACTGCACGCAAATCATTAACAAATTTTAAACAAATAGAATAAAGTTTCAAAAAAAATTTCAGACAAAAAAACTTAAAGCCGACATTAAGGCGGAGAAACTTCACCCCGACATCAAGCGGATAGTGTTTCCCGCTAACCAAGGCAACAATTGTAACATCGAATTTTTTTTTGTCGAGGTTGTTAGCCAAAACCTGCACAAACCGTTCAGCGCCTCCGGAATAGAGGTCATATAAAAAAAATGATATTTTGATTCGTTTGCTCGCCATTCAAGTTAATTTAAAAGCCTTAAAATTTAAAACACATACCAAGAAATGCGTTAAAATACTAGTTTAAATAACAAAATTCCAATACAACGGGGAAAAAAGACGGCAACATGGGCGTCAAGGCAGACATGCTTTCCGGCAAATTTCCGCGGGCAACACTTTTCACGGTCTCCATTTTGGGCATATTTCTAATTTCAGCCATATCCGATCCGATGCTTGCTATTGCAACGGGGGTGGCATTTTTTGCGCTCGCATTCCATGACCGGAAAACAGCCATGCTTTTGACGATATTTCTCACACCAGTATCAATCGAAACAAAAACATCATTCGGGCAGACTTTTTTTATCCTGCCGGAAATAATGCTTTTCGCAATTGTGTTGGCGTGGGTCTTGAAATCGCCAAAACTGGCATAACAGGCATATCGCAAAAAATGTGACCAAAAGGGAAACGCTGAAGGCATATTTGTCAGAATTTTGCCAAACATAAAAGGCGGCAATTTTTATCCAATCGAAATAGAAGTCTACGACAATAGCATCCGGGAGGGAATACAATTGGACAAGATTTTCCTGTTCAAAAGGCTTGCCAACACAGAAGAAGATTTTGCGACAAGAAATCTTGTCTTCGAAAAATGCTTTGAAAGATTCCTGAAAAGCCCCATTGCCGGGCCCGATAAAGAGTCGTTCAACCAGGAATTTTTGGCCAAAAAAATCGACGACATTGTTTATCTTCATCCGTTCATTTTGACATGGCTTGGCAACTGGGAAAAAAGCGCAGAACAAAAAACCTGTCCGCCGAATTCGCACAACGTTTTCATGCAAATGCTGATTGACGGCGGAATCATTGCACTTATTGCGTTTCTGTGGCTGTTTTTTGAAGCCGTAAGAGGCGTTTAAAATCATTAAAATATGCTGAAACCAGCGGTGAGTTGGCTATTTCTGCTGCACTGGCAGCAGCGCTCGCCGCATTTATTATAGGCGGCATGTTCGAGAACGTTCTTTTCTGGCAGAACAACATCCTGCTTTTCTGGCTCGCCCTTGCCATTATTGAAATAATCCAAAAAAGAAAGAATAAATAACCAGAAAACCAATTATTTTCCCGGATGAAGCTTACAAAAGCGGAAGCCGGCACAATAATTCTGCTGGCCGCCACAATAGGGTTCTTTCTGCCCCTTGAAATGGCGTTAGCCACGGTTGTTTCCGCGGTCGTGGCAATACTCCTCTTCAAAAACTACCATTTCGCGGTTCTTCTCCTTCTGATAGTCGGCTATGCGGGAATAACACCGGCAGGCCTTCTGCAATCCGCGGTACCGCTGAACAAAATAATATTTGCCATCCTGGCTTTTTTCTTTGTAGCGGAGTATTTCATTAAAAAGGAAAAAAAACTTTTTTTCCCAAACCAGCTTTTTGCGGTCATCGGATTCATGTCGGTTGCTGCAATATCAACGATTCTTGGCACGGCCGGCGGAACTCTTAGCTTTTTTTTGGATCCGAAAATGGC
The sequence above is drawn from the Candidatus Diapherotrites archaeon genome and encodes:
- a CDS encoding DUF1931 domain-containing protein → MAEILVVTSKVKDAVKAAGCNCAGDFPDALSAEVDLLIKKAVKRCEANGRKTVRPEDI
- the asnB gene encoding asparagine synthase (glutamine-hydrolyzing) — its product is MILCGICGFVGFEDKGLLKRMASLQEHRGPDGKGFFYDAKVSLASQRLSIIDIAGGNQPIFNEDKSIAVVFNGEIFNFVELRALLEDSGHRFYTKTDTETIVHAYEEFGDSFFGKLRGQFAFALFDSGRTRVLLARDQFGIKPLFYSDYGDSFLFSSEIKPLTLAPQFDKSIDSDAMADYFTLGYVLSPKTIFSRIRSLLPGHFLEINVAEKTVGRGQFSNLASGPSKFGGEAESIARIPELLSRSVESQLVADTPVGVFLSGGVDSSAVTWAATQNADNLNTFSAGFEGDECELPNARLVASALGTKHHEILVGKKHLEDFPLLIARFGQPFYDDSAVPTNAVSGLAARHVKCVLAGDGGDELFAGYPNYDVLFSNKFRRLWGGASLTYNAFFRRILGKVSPGLNSRLYEYFRFHSHCPRDLHFYRKIQFDLGKNQFVYGVPRESYSTKKAVFAYGDSLPKREGLNRVLFQDLKTYLPDDLLVKVDRMSMNNSLEVRVPLLDEGFASHAMSIPFNLKHSGSRRKIIFRKALAGKLPETILFDKKTGFGFPELPWVSSFLDGQLGRFFFERDSTLENFFDMPVVRRMIANKQRMGGPQKWLFLSFAVWNKIFLENEKPSHVL
- a CDS encoding glycosyltransferase, translating into MASKRIKISFFLYDLYSGGAERFVQVLANNLDKKKFDVTIVALVSGKHYPLDVGVKFLRLNVGFKFFCLKFFLKLYSICLKFVNDLRAVFCYTNSKKAAYPAYLSFGFFFHIRSLIDFFGRDKPDIVFSLLPLPNFLAVFSSPFFGYKSIVSERAFSPLEPDSEPAIIRKLYPVADAIITNSKETANALVSVYGLPSAKVFTIYNPVDIGAVLKAGKEKVDRSRVSAHNPPIIVACGRLVPQKGFDILLDAFCLVRRHVDCRLVIVGEGPELAALLALSERFGVRDFVDFVGWQSNPWKFFSKADVFVLSSRYEGLPNVVLEAMALGIPVVSADCKSGPKEIISHGRNGLLVPVGNPDAMAKAVVRVLSDKRLHRRLSANAKKRAKDFDVPLVVRQFEEFFERMVK
- a CDS encoding glycosyltransferase, translated to MKIDAVRKADVLHFHDTLGGYLNIGIIRQAAKEKPVVWSMRDMWAFTGHCVYAGGGRCEKWLSGCKKCPFLGEYPPILIDTASLLWKIKKNDAEACAGRVWCVSPSNWMCGLARKSLLSPLSHSVIPNCVDTRTFFPRKNRNSVRAGLGLPKNAFVLSFMAAHLSNEFKGLPFLVRALQIIKSEGLEPTVLLIGEGDFDFENAGITGEKTGFVSDENRIAELLSASDAFVAPSLVDNQPLAVLEALACGKPVIAFGAGGIPEIVRHKKTGFIAKTGNAESLAEGLAWVMGLDSDRRSKLCADSVLSAKLFSVEKNAAAYIKLYAQILKI
- the trpS gene encoding tryptophan--tRNA ligase codes for the protein MTELDPWSSAQVSDYAHVFKEFGLTPFPPGLAKQIGHHFFERSIVIAHRDFEKVFARMKSQKPFINITGIASSGHYHLGHKADVDLFVFFKRHGAVNFFSVSDIDAYVSRPDAKVPSLEKAREFAVSNVADLLALGLSEDDIYLQSRQKPRYYNFAFELSKKITRNTFEAIYGHIDLGKVSANLLQYADILHPQLAEFVGKMPSVTGIGLDQDPHARSVRDIAKRLPYPMEVPSFVYFEHQSGLQEGTKMSSSEPHTAIFLNDSLKEVEKKIQKAFTGGRPSVEEHRRLGGIPEICKVCELLKFHQPNRKKYEKTVEEFRSGRMLSGELKQIAVEHFKDFLESHQAKRADNMKKAEKIVFGK
- a CDS encoding class I SAM-dependent methyltransferase, translated to MAGDFVQQQTSRFFNSEGELNKYASAEREWLFREPKNGFLDHIKKLPKNSSVIDIGGGGGVHCNLIKKTRPDIDCTVIDNSGEMLNSCRKNFPGIRTIHGDILKTGLPEKYDVIMANFILHHLTADGREQTMRNIGMAVEKMVAASKKETVFFISEHITGTPLQARLVYFLTKLSGRTGIRTPHNSGAVVYFLSKAEFDGLMEKNGLKKTAEFEYRYKKGLVKTAVEKLFGMKTVSFILKRTS
- the endA gene encoding tRNA-intron lyase; this translates as MALLLQDKVLVKEMKLRDQLIGRGFGELKNQVLVLDLHEALFLSAKDRLEIENESGKKADAEELLKLGQKADKKFYSTHIVFADLRERGFVVKTGLKFGFDFRVYPRGKKQGEAHTQWVVSVSAQDEKFSMPELSRMVRLAGNIKTELLQAIVDAEDDINYYKIERIVP
- a CDS encoding nucleotidyltransferase, producing MEVEFRGNEIVFNRPLSYLDKLVLRFVKILEKSGISHVIISGYIAILFGRSRNTEDVDLFIEETGFEKFSALWSELERQGFECINAFSAESAYNDYLKGKLAIRFAEKGEIIPNFEIKFPKTRHNEYSLKNKLVVVLNGEKISTSELEMQIAFKLKLGSQKDFEDARHLYKLFKEQLNTGLLQLHISDLGVEKEAERILWKKY